The genomic DNA CTCGAGTCGCGACACGGAACCGAATGTACCGGAACACCGCGCTCTGATGCTCGACATACCAAGCGCCGAAATCACCTGGCAGAGGCGCCTCCGGCATGGGCTGGCGCTGCGCGGTCCCTGAGCGGGCTGTTTCTTGCTCGATTTGCATCACCCTGTACTACGCATCTGGCACCCCGGTGTTACAGGCGCGTCACGTGCTCTTGAAGTCGCCAAATACCAGTAATGCCGGGCACGCTCGTCGACCGCACCCGGCACACTGATCAGCCTAGAGCTGCGCCCCGACAAATGCTACGAGATCGACTACCCGAGAGGAGTAGCCCCACTCGTTGTCATACCAAGAAAGAACTTTGACCATACGCCCGTCCATGACGGCCGTGGAGAGAGCGTCCACTGTAGAGCTATGCGGGTCGCTCGTGTAGTCGACGGACACGAGGGGATCATGCGAGACACCAAGAATTCCTTTCATCGGACCGTCAGCAGCGGCCTGGAAAGCGGCGTTCACTTCCTCTTCCGTGACGTCTTTGTCGATTTCGGCCACGAGGTCGACGATCGAGACGTCGGCAGTCGGCACCCGAATCGCCATCCCGTCGATACGACCGGCCACCTCGGGAAGTACGAGGCCGGTCGCCTTGGCGGCCCCAGTCGTCGTGGGGATCATCGAGACGGCAGCCGCACGTGCACGACGGAGGTCCGAATGGGGGAGATCCAGAATCCGCTGATCGTTCGTGTATGCGTGAATCGTGGTCATGAGGCCATGACGGAAACCGAACGAGTTGGTCAATACCTTCACCACAGGGGCCAGACAATTGGTGGTGCACGATGCGTTCGAAATGATGTGGTGGTTGGCCGGATCGTACGCATCCTGATTCACTCCGAGAACGATCGTTACGTCCTCGTTCTTTCCCGGTGCGGAGATGATCACCTTCTTCGCGCCCGCCTCGATGTGCCTTGATGCACCAGCGTGATCCGCGAAGTGTCCTGTGGACTCGATGACGATGTCGACATCCAGATCCACCCAAGGCAGTGCCGACGGGTCGCGCTCACTGAGTACCTGAATCTCGTCTCCATCAACGACGAGGCCCTTGTCCGAGACTTCGATCGAGCCCGGGTAGCGCCCGTGCACGGAGTCATACTTGAGCAAGTGCGCCAGAGTGGCGGAATCCGTCAGGTCATTGACCGCGACGAAGTCGATTTCAGTCTGGCCGGACTGCTTCGCGCTTCTGAGGACGTTTCGTCCGATGCGCCCGAATCCGTTGATCGCTGCACGGATCGCCATGGGTGTCAGAGCTCCGATGTATGTGATGACCACAGGGTCTACGTAAGTCCACAATCATAACAATTCCGGCACCGGTGTGGTCGCTCAGGCCGCTCGACGTCCGCCATTCCTGGCCATCAGCCTCGGGAGTGTCGCGACAACGGCGTGAGCAGCCCCTTCGGCGCGAAGAACTGCCGACACCTCTCCGGCCGTCGCCCCCCGTCAGTACATCATCGACAAAGAATACCGTCAACCCATTCAGCGCACTCCTAGCCCCCGGGCCAAGTCTCGCGGCGCTGTTCCGAGGTAAGTGCCGTCTGGGACGAAGCGCCTAAGGCTCGCCCCACCACGTCACGGACGGGGAGATGCAAAACGGCACCGACACTTTCGGCGAGCGATGCGGCCTGAGAGGTTTCATCCCGAAGGCACTTGGCGATCTCACGCCCCATGAATCCTGCCAGTTCCTGCCATCCATCGTACTTGAGTGCATGCACGAGATGGTCGGCCGGGTGTGTGAGAATGGCTGAGTATCGGGCCACGGCGATGGTATCGGGCCACTCTCGGCACTCGAGACAGTCGTCCTAGACAGTGCGGCCGGTTCCCGTCAGATGATGAGAATGCCAACACCTCAGCCAGGTCGCCCGCGGGAGCCGACCGCGGCACATGACACAAACGAATTCGGCATCAGCCGCAGAAATCCACTCGCCACACGCAACGCACCCCCTTGGCACCAGGAACGTCAGAATCTCCCGAATGAGTCGGGAAAGCGTCATGCCTCCTGGTGAGCCTGGACTGCATCGCGCATCGCGTCGACGGGGGCGGCATGTCCCCACCACCGCTCGAACGAAGCGGCTCCCTGCTGAACTAGTATCTCGAGACCGTCTGTCGAACGGACACCCGCCGCTTCGGCGGACTGGACGAAGGCGGTCGTATGTCGTCCGTAGACCATGTCCATAGCAGCGCCGGCCCGATGCAGCATATCCAGATCCAGAGGAGTCACGTCTTCCGGATCAAGCCCGAGGCGGGTGGCGTTCACGATCAGATCGAAGCTCTCGCCCTCCAGCTCTCGGAAGATCGGGACGACGCGGGTCCGCTCCCCGCCAAGGCGCCTCGCCACCGCTCGGGCCCGGTCCTGTGTCCGATTGTACAGGAGGACCTCATCAGCTCCCTCTTCGAGGAGGCCGTGAAGCGCCGCTCGAGCCGCACCGCCGCCACCCAGCAACAGGACCCGTAGCCCCTTCGCATTGCCACCGATGAAGATCCGCAAGGCCTGCTGGAAACCATCGACGTCCGTGTTATCACCATGCAGCTTGCCGTGCTCATCACCCCAGAATGTGTTGCACGCCCCAGTTCGACGGACCGCCTCGCTCCGCACATCCAGTATGCTTGCGGCTTTTTCCTTGTGGGGCAGCGTCACGTTGCCGCCCCCGCCCGCTCGGGCCAGGCCCTTCATGAATCCGTCGAGATCATCGGCAGCGCACCGGACTGCGACATAGACCCCGTCCACACCCGCCTCGCGAAACGCAGCGTTCTGAATCTCCGGAGAAATGGAGTGCCCGACAGGATCTCCAAGCAGTGCGATGGTCCTGGTAGCTGCGGTTACGGTCATGGCTTTATCACCATTTCAAGTCTCGCGAAGGAGCGGGCAATCAGGTCGTCGAGAACTTCGAAGGTTTCAGCATACTCTTCGTCCGGGCCACCGATCGGATCGGGCACACCCTGACTCAGATCGTCCTCCTCGCCGGACGCGGCGAATGACGTGATGATCGCAGCTTGGTCACCCGCACCAAGCTCCATTACACGCATGAGGTGACTCGCCGACATGGTAAGGATAAGGTCGGCATCCTCGGCTACCGCTCGCGTCAGCTGAGTTGCCGAGTGGCTCGATAGATTGAGGCCGCGCGCAGCCGCAACGCGCAGAGATCCACCCGAAGCCGGGCTCCCTCCGAGTGCTGCGACTCCCGCTGAGGCGACCTCGACCTGATTCCATCCTCGCTCCTCGAGCTGCCGCTGTGCGATAACCTCCGCCAGGGGCGATCTGCACGTATTGCCGGTGCAGACAAACAGCACACGGAACGGACCCACGCTGGGCGTGCTTTCCTCAGTTGGATGACTGTCCATAGATCTCCGGTATTGCACAGCGAATACGTTCGATCGGCACTGTACCCTCCCTCAAGACAATGGGCACGGGGCCCATGCAGTCGATGACCGTCGAAGGGCCGGACTCGGGCAGCGTGCCTACGTCCAGCAGCCATACGTCGTCGGCTCCGATAGTCTCGAGCACCTCGCGTGCTTCCGCACCCGACGCAGCAGGGAGACTTCCCGAGATGTTGAGACTCGTAGAAGTGATGGCCCCACCGAACGCGGACAGTAACCGCTGTACCACAGGATGTGGAGACACTCGCACGGCGACACCACCTGAGGCTGGGTCACGGACGCCCGGAGGGAACGTGCTGTCAGGATCGCCGAGCACCAGCGTCACGGAACCCGGCCAAAAAATGTCGGCCAGCTCCGACGCCTCTTCGGTCCAAGCAAGCCCGGCGATCGACTCCCGGGACGCTACCAGGGCGATAAAGGACTTCTTTTCCGATCGTCCCTTAACCATTTGGAGTGCTCGCATACCCACCGCGGTACATGCGGACCCAAGGCCGTAGACCGTCTCGGTCGGATAACCGACAACCCCATCGTTCCTCAGATGATCGACGACCGGCCCAAGATCACGGTCGGGGTCGCCTCGCAAATCCAGTGTTCTGAGGGGCTGAGTCACTCGTCAGCCCTGGCCCTGAGGACCGCCTCGGCGATCGTGAGGTCCGAGAGGCGAGTGACCTTCAGGTTGAGACCTCCGTCGTCCACCATCTCGATGATGCCACCCTGACTCTCGACGAGCGCGGCGTCGTCGGTCGCGTTGTCGTCGCCCGAGGCGTAGGCCGCGCGAAGCACATCCGCCGGAAATACCTGCGGCGTGTGGGCATGCCACAAGGTTGCTCTGTCGGCGGTCGACAAGATACGGCCGGTGTCGTCCACAACCTTCATGGTGTCGACAGCCGGACAGCCCGCGACCACGCCGTGCCCTTGAGCGGTTCGATCAATGCACGCCGATACGACCTCAGCGGTCACCAGTGGCCGGGCCGCGTCATGGACCGCGATGACATCGACATCGTCAAGAGCCGCAATCGCTGCCACAACCGAGGCCCCGCGCGTGGCGCCGCCTTTGACGATCACCACTCGCTCATCGACCGATGTGAGCCACTCCGGCGGCTGCTCCGCATCATCCAGAGCAAGCGCGACGCAGACCGAGATGACACGGCTGTCCGCAAGGAAGGGTCTCAGGGAATGAAGCAGCACGGGCTCTCCACAAAGCTGGAGGAACAGTTTCCGCGCTCCCCCCATCCGCTGTCCGGTGCCGGCAGCCGGGATCGCCACCCCGACGCGGCAAGCGCCCCCCAGGCGCGGTCGATCCTTTGCGATTTTTGCTTCAACCGTCACGGACCGAAGCCGCCCCGGTTCCCTCCGTGATCATCACCGCCGGATCCACCCACGACAGAGTCAAAGCGGGTGTAGGCCTTCTGGAAATACAGAGGGACGACACCAGTCGGGCCGTTTCGCTGCTTCGCAATGATCAACTCTGCCTTGCCCTCCATTTCCTCCCGATTCTCCGCCGAAGCGTAGTACTCGGGCCGGAACAGAAACATGACGACATCGGCATCCTGCTCGATGGAACCAGAATCACGAAGATCGGACAGCATGGGTCGTTTGTCGGTTCGCTGCTCGGGACCTCGGCTGAGCTGCGACAAAGCAATCACCGGCACCTCGAGCTCACGGGCTAGCATCTTGAGGCCACGAGAGATCTGACTGACTTCCTGCACGCGCGATTCGGAAGACCCCGTTCCCGACATGAGCTGCATATAGTCGATCACGATCATGCCCAGATCCTTCCCATCAGCCCGCAGGTCGGACTGCATGCGCCGGGCCTTAGCTCGAATCTCCAGTACGTTGCTACCCGGCTGATCGTCGATCCAGATCGGGGCCGTGTTCAGGTGTCCCGCAGCAGTTCCAAGTCGTTCGTGCTCTTCGGGTGACAAGCGGCCTCTACGTAATTTCTGCGCGTCAATCCGACCCTCAGAACAGAGTAGCCGCTGCACCAGCTGGCTCGATGACATCTCGAGCGAGAAGATGCCGACCGGATTCTGATGCTGAATGGCCGCTGTAGCGGCAACGTTCAGCGCAAATGCGGTTTTCCCCATGGACGGGCGCGCCGCGATGATGCACAGATCGCCCTTCTGCAGACCTGTCGTCATGCGGTCGAGGTCGATAAAGCCCGTCGGTACCCCGGTGATGCCCGATGCAGACTCCTGGAGTCGCTCGATGTGTTCGAACGTCTGCCAGAGGATCTCCTTGATCCCGACGAATCCGGAGCGATTTTGGGCTTCCGCGACTAGAAAGATCCGAGCCTCTGCCTGATCCAGGATCTCGCTGACTTCGCGCTCCCCCTGCTCGTTGGCATCCCGAATGATATGGGTCGCCTGCTCGATCAGGCGCCGAAGAAGGGCCTTTTCACGCACTATCGTGGCGTGGTATTCGATGTTCGCAGCGGTCGGAACGGCGTCAACGAGCTGGCCGAGGTAATCGAGGCCACCGGACGAATCGAGCTCCTGTGTTTTCTTCAGTTCTTCGGTAATGGTGATCGGGTCGATCACCGCACCGCGTTCGAAGAGCCGCACCATCGCTCGGAAAATGCGACGATTCCCCTCACGGTAGAACATCCCATCCTGGACCATCTCAATGACACGCGTCACCGCGTCCTTATCGATCAGCATGCCGCCAAGAACAGCGGTTTCCGCCCGCAGGGAGAACGGAGGGGTCCGATCAAACACGTTGTTCGGGAAGTGTGGCGAAGCTTCCATGAACTCTCAGCGAGGCGGGCGAACTAGGGGACGGGGCACCATTCTAGCGCGTCGGTGCACCGTAGTCACATATTGACATCCCCGCCCGCAGCCTAGGCGCCCTGGCTATTGTCGATGACTCCACGCAGGAGTTGCATATCGTCCCAGAAAGCCCTTGTCCAGTTGGAGTTACGAAGCAATGCAGCCGGATGGTAGGTGACAACCAATGGGACCCCGTGGTAGCTGTGAACATTTCCACGGAGCTTCCCGAGAGCAGACTTATCCTGACCGGTCAGCAGTTTGCCGGAAAAGGAACCCACGGCCAGAAGCGCCGACGGCTTGACTAGGTCGATCTGTTTGCGGAGAAGAGGTGAGCACGTCTCGATTTCATCCGTCATGGGATCGCGATTCCCTGGCGGCCGACACTTCAAGACGTTCGCGATGTAAACCGACTCCTTTCGGTCCAGTCCCACGGTAGCCAGAAGTAGATCAAGAAACTGCCCAGCCGCACCGACGAACGGGACGCCGGTTTTGTCTTCATTCGCCCCCGGGGCCTCACCGACCACCATGAGTCGAGCGGTCGGGGGACCGTCAGAGAACACGACCTGTGTGCGCCCTGCGGAGAGACGACATGCCGTGCATCCCAGCGCGATCCCGCGGAGTTCCTCGTAGTCGTCCGGGAGCACAGGAAGAGGAGTGCCCGTCGAGCTAGAGGTCTGCCCCTCGACCGAAGCGGGCCGCGGAGCGGTCGCCTTACCAACGAACCGATCCGGTTCGGCCTGACCGCCTGTGCCACCGGAACTCGGCCGCGGAGCCGTAGGCCCCCGCCCAGCAGACGACAAGAGCACATCAGCGGCTCCGGCGGAGGGCCTTTCGGATTCGAGGGTGGCCGCAGCGGCCGCAAGCGCGAGCGCTTCTTCCCGGGTCATCCCGTCGAGCACCAGATCAGCCCCACCCATCTCGATACGCTGCCGCAGGAGCCGCGCGCTCTCCTTTATGCTCGGACGTTCGGTCACGAAGCCGCAATCCCTTCGAGCAGGCGTGCGACCCGATCGAGCAACG from Longimicrobiales bacterium includes the following:
- the aroE gene encoding shikimate dehydrogenase, yielding MTVTAATRTIALLGDPVGHSISPEIQNAAFREAGVDGVYVAVRCAADDLDGFMKGLARAGGGGNVTLPHKEKAASILDVRSEAVRRTGACNTFWGDEHGKLHGDNTDVDGFQQALRIFIGGNAKGLRVLLLGGGGAARAALHGLLEEGADEVLLYNRTQDRARAVARRLGGERTRVVPIFRELEGESFDLIVNATRLGLDPEDVTPLDLDMLHRAGAAMDMVYGRHTTAFVQSAEAAGVRSTDGLEILVQQGAASFERWWGHAAPVDAMRDAVQAHQEA
- a CDS encoding L-threonylcarbamoyladenylate synthase; the encoded protein is MTQPLRTLDLRGDPDRDLGPVVDHLRNDGVVGYPTETVYGLGSACTAVGMRALQMVKGRSEKKSFIALVASRESIAGLAWTEEASELADIFWPGSVTLVLGDPDSTFPPGVRDPASGGVAVRVSPHPVVQRLLSAFGGAITSTSLNISGSLPAASGAEAREVLETIGADDVWLLDVGTLPESGPSTVIDCMGPVPIVLREGTVPIERIRCAIPEIYGQSSN
- the gap gene encoding type I glyceraldehyde-3-phosphate dehydrogenase, whose amino-acid sequence is MAIRAAINGFGRIGRNVLRSAKQSGQTEIDFVAVNDLTDSATLAHLLKYDSVHGRYPGSIEVSDKGLVVDGDEIQVLSERDPSALPWVDLDVDIVIESTGHFADHAGASRHIEAGAKKVIISAPGKNEDVTIVLGVNQDAYDPANHHIISNASCTTNCLAPVVKVLTNSFGFRHGLMTTIHAYTNDQRILDLPHSDLRRARAAAVSMIPTTTGAAKATGLVLPEVAGRIDGMAIRVPTADVSIVDLVAEIDKDVTEEEVNAAFQAAADGPMKGILGVSHDPLVSVDYTSDPHSSTVDALSTAVMDGRMVKVLSWYDNEWGYSSRVVDLVAFVGAQL
- the dnaB gene encoding replicative DNA helicase, which translates into the protein MEASPHFPNNVFDRTPPFSLRAETAVLGGMLIDKDAVTRVIEMVQDGMFYREGNRRIFRAMVRLFERGAVIDPITITEELKKTQELDSSGGLDYLGQLVDAVPTAANIEYHATIVREKALLRRLIEQATHIIRDANEQGEREVSEILDQAEARIFLVAEAQNRSGFVGIKEILWQTFEHIERLQESASGITGVPTGFIDLDRMTTGLQKGDLCIIAARPSMGKTAFALNVAATAAIQHQNPVGIFSLEMSSSQLVQRLLCSEGRIDAQKLRRGRLSPEEHERLGTAAGHLNTAPIWIDDQPGSNVLEIRAKARRMQSDLRADGKDLGMIVIDYMQLMSGTGSSESRVQEVSQISRGLKMLARELEVPVIALSQLSRGPEQRTDKRPMLSDLRDSGSIEQDADVVMFLFRPEYYASAENREEMEGKAELIIAKQRNGPTGVVPLYFQKAYTRFDSVVGGSGGDDHGGNRGGFGP
- a CDS encoding uracil-DNA glycosylase produces the protein MTERPSIKESARLLRQRIEMGGADLVLDGMTREEALALAAAAATLESERPSAGAADVLLSSAGRGPTAPRPSSGGTGGQAEPDRFVGKATAPRPASVEGQTSSSTGTPLPVLPDDYEELRGIALGCTACRLSAGRTQVVFSDGPPTARLMVVGEAPGANEDKTGVPFVGAAGQFLDLLLATVGLDRKESVYIANVLKCRPPGNRDPMTDEIETCSPLLRKQIDLVKPSALLAVGSFSGKLLTGQDKSALGKLRGNVHSYHGVPLVVTYHPAALLRNSNWTRAFWDDMQLLRGVIDNSQGA
- the ispD gene encoding 2-C-methyl-D-erythritol 4-phosphate cytidylyltransferase — translated: MAIPAAGTGQRMGGARKLFLQLCGEPVLLHSLRPFLADSRVISVCVALALDDAEQPPEWLTSVDERVVIVKGGATRGASVVAAIAALDDVDVIAVHDAARPLVTAEVVSACIDRTAQGHGVVAGCPAVDTMKVVDDTGRILSTADRATLWHAHTPQVFPADVLRAAYASGDDNATDDAALVESQGGIIEMVDDGGLNLKVTRLSDLTIAEAVLRARADE